One Anaerolineae bacterium DNA segment encodes these proteins:
- a CDS encoding DUF3109 family protein gives MLRLAPRLYEQEAIACCDFPACRGACCVHGVWVDLGERETILRHADLIRPHLPPEAQAPHTWFTAEEEDDPYVPSGWVRHTRVLPRPEHPLGTACVFWIPPEGYCALQVAAQTQGWHPWVLKPFYCVLHPLDLDDQGRITLDEVEELLNTPGGCIRPGEQPRPLVDLFAAELDWILQGRHDPPGPAPHLKSG, from the coding sequence ATGCTGCGTCTGGCTCCCCGTCTCTACGAACAAGAAGCCATCGCCTGCTGCGATTTCCCCGCCTGTCGGGGCGCTTGCTGCGTGCACGGCGTCTGGGTGGATCTGGGGGAAAGGGAAACCATCCTGCGCCACGCCGACCTCATCCGCCCTCATCTCCCGCCCGAGGCGCAGGCCCCCCACACCTGGTTCACCGCGGAAGAAGAAGACGACCCTTATGTCCCCAGCGGGTGGGTGCGACACACGCGAGTGCTCCCCCGACCTGAACACCCACTGGGCACCGCCTGCGTGTTCTGGATCCCACCGGAGGGGTACTGTGCCCTGCAGGTGGCGGCGCAAACCCAGGGCTGGCATCCCTGGGTCCTCAAACCGTTCTATTGCGTGTTGCACCCCCTGGACCTGGACGACCAGGGCCGCATCACTCTGGACGAAGTGGAGGAACTGCTGAACACCCCCGGGGGTTGCATCCGCCCGGGGGAACAGCCACGCCCCCTGGTGGACCTTTTCGCCGCGGAACTGGACTGGATTCTGCAAGGCCGGCACGACCCTCCGGGCCCGGCGCCCCACCTCAAGTCTGGTTAG